The Phycisphaerae bacterium sequence TTCGCACTGCTGAACACCTGGGGTCGCGACACCGCCGGCAACCCGTTGTCCCTCAACGGCGGCTATTACGGCGCCGCGCAGGAATTCCACGTCGGCAACAACATGAACAGCAGCCTCGAAGGCCACCTCGTCCGCCTGGCCAGCGACAGCGACATCGCCCTCACCGGCGGCACCGGCGCGTATCACAGCGGCATCGCCCCCAACGGCCTGGATCTCCGCACCTACGCCGCCGGCGGCACGGATCTCGGCGACGCCGGCCTGACGCAGACTTCGGTGGTTGACCAGAACCGGACGTGGTACCTCCAGACCTGGACGATTGGCCTGGACGACCTGTCCACCGCGGGCACGTTCGACCTCGGCCTGCACGCGGCCGCGAGCTGTGGCAACGACCAGATCGGCGGCACGTTCGCGGTTCCCGAGCCGGCTTCGCTGGCCCTGGTGCTGGCGGGTGCGCTGCTCCATCTCCGCCGTCGCGGGTAGTCCGCCGCCCCTGCCTGGCAGGGAGGGGCCGGGCGAGGGTCGAGACACGGTGGCACCGAACCAAGTCTCCTCCTTACTTCAGCCCCGTTCGCTCAGCGAGCCGGCGCGGGTCACGTCCCGCGACCGGCTCGCGGCGTTGGGCGGGACTTGGCGTGGCAGTGCCGGGGCTGAGATGCCCTCGCTCGGCGACCGGCCGGGACATTCATTTTGGTTTGGCATCGTGCCTCTGGTACGATCGGAGGTGCTGGCGTGCCGCACGCCCGTGAGTATTCGCGGGCCGCGCCGGCCACGAGGATGAGCAAATGCAGCACCATGCGTTCAGGCCGCACTGGCTGCGGCTGGCGTGGGGGACTTCTGTCGCATTGTGGCTGGCGCCGCCGCTCTGCGCCCAGACCATCGCGGTACCCGATGTGCCAGGTACAACGACCGCCGCGGTCGAAGTCCTGGTCCGCGGGACCTGGGGCACCGCACCCGGGCAGTTCGGGAAGACCGACGAGGCGTCGCGGCCCGGGCCCATGGATTTCGCCCTGACGGACGACGGCCTATATGTCCTCGACCCCGTCAATGCCCGCGTGCAACTTTTCGGCTGGGACGGCGGATTCCGCACTGTCGTGCCGATCGGCACGAAGACCGCGGATTTCCTGACCGTCGATGAGCGCGGCCGCATCATTGTGCTCGATGCCTTCGTCCGGCGCGAGCTGCGCATCTTTTCTCCCGACGGCAAACGGATCGCACAGGCCGATCTGCCCGACACGCTGCACCTGCCGT is a genomic window containing:
- a CDS encoding PEP-CTERM sorting domain-containing protein (PEP-CTERM proteins occur, often in large numbers, in the proteomes of bacteria that also encode an exosortase, a predicted intramembrane cysteine proteinase. The presence of a PEP-CTERM domain at a protein's C-terminus predicts cleavage within the sorting domain, followed by covalent anchoring to some some component of the (usually Gram-negative) cell surface. Many PEP-CTERM proteins exhibit an unusual sequence composition that includes large numbers of potential glycosylation sites. Expression of one such protein has been shown restore the ability of a bacterium to form floc, a type of biofilm.), whose product is MRTNLLTILVVLVVAAPIARADLFQAFLGFETVSEIGVSGLQSSYYSDTKINQPLSGATTGTSLAVLGPDRVTYPNGIGQVPSPGGSIGAQFDQGVLGIKIDGHNIVFQLATALNPQAGYYHSGWKSWYGQGDLFVDVTSGNGVEHFALLNTWGRDTAGNPLSLNGGYYGAAQEFHVGNNMNSSLEGHLVRLASDSDIALTGGTGAYHSGIAPNGLDLRTYAAGGTDLGDAGLTQTSVVDQNRTWYLQTWTIGLDDLSTAGTFDLGLHAAASCGNDQIGGTFAVPEPASLALVLAGALLHLRRRG